The following are encoded together in the Pedobacter sp. D749 genome:
- a CDS encoding outer membrane lipoprotein carrier protein LolA, with protein sequence MKKLISALMVVVAFTTSTYAQTDAKAKAILAEVSKKYKSYNVVKTDFTFTLDNPKAKVKETQQGTLYVKANSNKYKVAMTNQELFSDGKSQWTYLKKDKEVQVSNVDNSGDAINPAKIFTVYEKGFKYVYTGEQKAGAKTYQMIDLTPVDAKKSIFKVRLSIDKAAKQIANVVLFDKNGNKYTYNVKTFSPNVNVPETTFAFDAKKYPGVEVVDLR encoded by the coding sequence ATGAAGAAATTAATTTCGGCATTAATGGTTGTAGTTGCTTTTACAACTTCAACTTATGCTCAAACTGATGCGAAAGCTAAAGCCATTTTAGCTGAAGTGAGTAAAAAATACAAATCGTACAACGTAGTTAAAACAGATTTTACCTTTACTTTAGATAATCCAAAAGCTAAAGTAAAAGAAACCCAGCAAGGTACTTTATATGTTAAAGCCAATTCTAACAAATATAAAGTAGCCATGACTAACCAGGAATTGTTTAGCGATGGTAAAAGCCAGTGGACTTATTTGAAAAAGGACAAAGAAGTACAGGTAAGCAATGTAGATAACAGTGGTGATGCCATTAATCCGGCTAAGATTTTCACTGTTTACGAAAAAGGATTTAAATACGTGTATACCGGCGAACAAAAAGCTGGTGCTAAAACCTATCAAATGATCGATTTAACACCTGTAGATGCTAAAAAATCGATTTTTAAAGTGCGTTTAAGTATCGATAAAGCAGCAAAACAAATTGCAAACGTGGTATTGTTCGATAAAAACGGAAACAAATACACTTACAATGTGAAAACTTTTTCGCCTAACGTAAATGTACCTGAAACTACTTTTGCTTTCGATGCCAAAAAATATCCTGGTGTTGAAGTGGTAGATTTGAGATAA